From one Saccharomyces cerevisiae S288C chromosome XVI, complete sequence genomic stretch:
- a CDS encoding pyridoxine 4-dehydrogenase (Putative pyridoxine 4-dehydrogenase; differentially expressed during alcoholic fermentation; expression activated by transcription factor YRM1/YOR172W; green fluorescent protein (GFP)-fusion protein localizes to both the cytoplasm and the nucleus), with protein sequence MSVADLKNNIHKLDTGYGLMSLTWRAEPIPQSQAFEAMHRVVELSRERGHKAFFNVGEFYGPDFINLSYVHDFFAKYPDLRKDVVISCKGGADNATLTPRGSHDDVVQSVKNSVSAIGGYIDIFEVARIDTSLCTKGEVYPYESFEALAEMISEGVIGGISLSEVNEEQIRAIHKDWGKFLTCVEVELSLFSNDILHNGIAKTCAELGLSIICYSPLGRGLLTGQLKSNADIPEGDFRKSLKRFSDESLKKNLTLVRFLQEEIVDKRPQNNSITLAQLALGWVKHWNKVPEYSGAKFIPIPSGSSISKVNENFDEQKTKLTDQEFNAINKYLTTFHTVGDRYEMA encoded by the coding sequence atgtcTGTCGCcgatttgaaaaacaacATCCACAAGTTAGATACTGGCTATGGTTTAATGAGTTTGACTTGGAGAGCCGAGCCTATCCCTCAGTCGCAGGCTTTCGAGGCCATGCACAGAGTGGTTGAGTTATCCAGAGAACGTGGGCACAAGGCCTTTTTCAACGTTGGTGAATTCTATGGTCCCgattttattaatttgTCGTATGTTCACGACTTCTTTGCGAAATACCCAGATTTGAGAAAGGATGTGGTTATCAGTTGTAAAGGTGGTGCAGACAATGCTACCTTAACCCCCAGAGGCAGTCACGATGATGTTGTACAAAGCGTAAAGAATTCAGTTAGTGCTATTGGTGGCTACATCGACATCTTCGAAGTCGCAAGAATCGACACTTCCCTATGCACGAAAGGAGAGGTCTACCCCTACGAATCGTTCGAAGCGCTTGCTGAGATGATCTCCGAAGGCGTTATTGGCGGTATTTCATTAAGTGAAGTTAATGAAGAGCAAATTAGAGCTATTCACAAGGATTGGGGAAAGTTTTTGACCTGCGTTGAAGTGGAACTTTCTTTGTTCAGTAATGACATTTTACACAACGGAATTGCTAAAACATGTGCTGAATTGGGGTTGTCCATCATCTGCTACTCCCCACTGGGCAGAGGATTGTTGACAGGTCAATTGAAGTCAAACGCTGATATCCCTGAGGGTGACTTTAGAAAGTCGTTAAAGAGATTTAGCGACgagtctttgaaaaaaaacctgACCTTGGTCAGGTTTCTACAGGAAGAAATAGTCGACAAGCGCCCACAAAACAACTCCATTACTCTTGCACAACTGGCTTTGGGATGGGTTAAGCACTGGAACAAAGTTCCGGAATACAGTGGCGCCAAATTTATCCCAATTCCAAGTGGCTCTTCTATTTCCAAGGTTAATGAAAACTTTGATGAACAGAAAACCAAACTTACCGATCAAGAGTTCAATGCCAttaacaaatatttgaCTACTTTCCATACTGTTGGTGACAGATACGAAATGGCGTAA
- the ANT1 gene encoding Ant1p (Peroxisomal adenine nucleotide transporter; involved in beta-oxidation of medium-chain fatty acid; required for peroxisome proliferation) produces the protein MLTLESALTGAVASAMANIAVYPLDLSKTIIQSQVSPSSSEDSNEGKVLPNRRYKNVVDCMINIFKEKGILGLYQGMTVTTVATFVQNFVYFFWYTFIRKSYMKHKLLGLQSLKNRDGPITPSTIEELVLGVAAASISQLFTSPMAVVATRQQTVHSAESAKFTNVIKDIYRENNGDITAFWKGLRTGLALTINPSITYASFQRLKEVFFHDHSNDAGSLSAVQNFILGVLSKMISTLVTQPLIVAKAMLQSAGSKFTTFQEALLYLYKNEGLKSLWKGVLPQLTKGVIVQGLLFAFRGELTKSLKRLIFLYSSFFLKHNGQRKLAST, from the coding sequence ATGTTAACTCTAGAGTCTGCATTAACTGGCGCTGTGGCTTCGGCAATGGCCAATATTGCAGTTTATCCGCTGGATTTATCGAAGACGATCATTCAGTCACAAGTATCTCCTTCTTCAAGTGAGGATAGTAACGAAGGTAAAGTTTTGCCCAATAGGAGATATAAGAATGTTGTAGATTGCATGATAAACatattcaaagaaaagggTATTTTGGGTCTGTATCAAGGTATGACAGTCACTACGGTGGCCACATTTGTCCAgaattttgtttatttcttttggtaCACATTTATCAGAAAGTCCTACATGAAACATAAGCTGTTAGGACTGCAATCACTGAAAAACCGCGATGGTCCTATCACACCTTCTACGATTGAAGAATTGGTACTTGGGGTAGCAGCTGCCAGTATATCGCAACTTTTTACTAGTCCCATGGCTGTGGTAGCTACAAGACAACAAACAGTCCATTCTGCAGAGTCTGCCAAATTTACCAACGTTATTAAGGACATTTACCGTGAAAATAATGGGGACATAACTGCTTTTTGGAAAGGTTTAAGAACAGGTTTAGCATTGACGATAAATCCTTCCATCACATATGCctcttttcaaagacttaaagaagtttttttccatGACCATTCCAACGATGCTGGCAGTTTGTCAGCAGtgcaaaatttcattttgggTGTCCTTTCCAAGATGATTTCGACTCTAGTTACGCAACCCTTGATTGTCGCTAAAGCAATGCTTCAAAGCGCTGGCTCTAAATTCACTACTTTCCAAGAAGCGCTACTATACTTGTACAAAAATGAAGGGTTAAAATCTCTTTGGAAGGGAGTTCTTCCTCAATTGACAAAGGGTGTCATTGTGCAAGGTCTGTTGTTTGCTTTCAGAGGAGAATTGACAAAATCTTTAAAGAGGCTAATATTCTTGtactcttcttttttcctaAAGCACAACGGACAACGCAAGCTGGCTTCCACTTGA
- the SCD6 gene encoding Scd6p (Repressor of translation initiation; binds eIF4G through its RGG domain and inhibits recruitment of the preinitiation complex; also contains an Lsm domain; may have a role in RNA processing; overproduction suppresses null mutation in clathrin heavy chain gene CHC1; forms cytoplasmic foci upon DNA replication stress): protein MSQYIGKTISLISVTDNRYVGLLEDIDSEKGTVTLKEVRCFGTEGRKNWGPEEIYPNPTVYNSVKFNGSEVKDLSILDANINDIQPVVPQMMPPASQFPPQQAQSPPQAQAQAHVQTNPQVPKPESNVPAAVAGYGVYTPTSTETATASMNDKSTPQDTNVNSQSRERGKNGENEPKYQRNKNRSSNRPPQSNRNFKVDIPNEDFDFQSNNAKFTKGDSTDVEKEKELESAVHKQDESDEQFYNKKSSFFDTISTSTETNTNMRWQEEKMLNVDTFGQASARPRFHSRGLGRGRGNYRGNRGNRGRGGQRGNYQNRNNYQNDSGAYQNQNDSYSRPANQFSQPPSNVEF, encoded by the coding sequence ATGTCGCAGTACATCGGTAAAACTATTTCTTTAATCTCTGTGACTGACAACAGATATGTGGGGCTGTTAGAAGATATTGACTCTGAAAAGGGTACCGTGACTTTGAAAGAAGTTCGCTGTTTTGGTACAGAAGGTCGCAAGAACTGGGGTCCTGAAGAAATTTATCCGAATCCTACGGTATACAATTCTGTAAAGTTCAACGGCAGTGAAGTCAAGGATTTAAGCATTTTAGATGCTAACATCAATGACATACAGCCGGTTGTTCCTCAAATGATGCCACCCGCTTCACAATTCCCTCCTCAACAAGCTCAATCTCCACCCCAGGCTCAAGCTCAAGCACACGTGCAAACAAACCCCCAAGTTCCAAAGCCCGAATCCAATGTGCCAGCAGCTGTCGCTGGATATGGTGTTTACACCCCAACTTCGACAGAAACCGCTACTGCTAGTATGAATGATAAGAGCACTCCTCAAGACACCAATGTAAACTCGCAAAGTAGGGAAAGAGGTAAAAATGGTGAAAATGAGccaaaatatcaaagaaacaagaataGATCAAGTAATCGCCCTCCTCAATCCAACCGCAATTTCAAAGTCGATATTCCGAATGAAGATTTTGACTTTCAATCAAATAATGCAAAATTCACGAAAGGTGATTCCACTGatgtggaaaaagaaaaagaattagAATCAGCTGTTCACAAGCAGGATGAATCTGATGAGCAGttttataataaaaaatcgtCTTTTTTCGACACCATCTCCACTTCTACTGAAACTAATACCAATATGAGATggcaagaagaaaaaatgttgaACGTTGACACCTTTGGACAAGCTTCTGCCAGACCAAGATTTCACTCTAGAGGCCTCGGTCGTGGGCGTGGAAATTATAGGGGAAACAGAGGAAACAGAGGAAGAGGCGGCCAACGTGGAAACTACCAAAACAGAAATAACTACCAAAATGATAGTGGCGCCTATCAGAACCAAAACGACTCGTACAGCAGACCAGCCAACCAGTTTTCGCAACCTCCTTCCAACGTTGAATTTTAA
- the NAT3 gene encoding peptide alpha-N-acetyltransferase complex B subunit NAT3 (Catalytic subunit of the NatB N-terminal acetyltransferase; NatB catalyzes acetylation of the amino-terminal methionine residues of all proteins beginning with Met-Asp or Met-Glu and of some proteins beginning with Met-Asn or Met-Met): protein MTTIQPFEPVDLFKTNNVNLDILTENFPLEFYFEYMIIWPDLFFKSSEMTVDPTFKHNISGYMMAKTEGKTTEWHTHITAVTVAPRFRRISLASKLCNTLETMTDVMPHEVNFIDLFVKCNNQLAIKLYEKLGYSVYRRVVGYYNSAEDGYPDTLKKVDDNKDAFDMRKAMARDRNRSVRPDGRSHKCYPHDVRF from the coding sequence ATGACAACAATTCAGCCTTTTGAACCTGTCGATTTATTCAAAACTAACAATGTCAACCTTGATATCTTAACAGAAAACTTCCCTTTAgagttttattttgaatacATGATAATATGGCCAgacctttttttcaaaagttcaGAAATGACTGTTGATCCTACATTTAAGCATAATATCTCTGGTTACATGATGGCAAAAACAGAAGGCAAGACCACGGAGTGGCACACTCATATAACTGCAGTGACAGTAGCTCCAAGATTCCGCCGAATATCGCTAGCTTCGAAGTTATGTAATACTTTGGAGACCATGACCGATGTCATGCCCCATGAAGTCAACTTTATCGATCTTTTCGTCAAGTGCAATAACCAATTGGCCATCAAACTTTACGAAAAATTGGGATACAGTGTCTACAGGAGAGTGGTGGGATATTATAACTCAGCTGAAGATGGGTATCCAGATACCCTGAAAAAAGTAGATGACAATAAAGATGCTTTTGATATGAGAAAAGCTATGGCTAGGGACAGGAACAGAAGCGTACGGCCGGATGGAAGAAGCCATAAATGCTATCCACATGATGTAAGATTTTAA
- the RPS23B gene encoding 40S ribosomal protein uS12 RPS23B (Ribosomal protein 28 (rp28) of the small (40S) ribosomal subunit; required for translational accuracy; homologous to mammalian ribosomal protein S23 and bacterial S12; RPS23B has a paralog, RPS23A, that arose from the whole genome duplication; deletion of both RPS23A and RPS23B is lethal), whose translation MGKGKPRGLNSARKLRVHRRNNRWAENNYKKRLLGTAFKSSPFGGSSHAKGIVLEKLGIESKQPNSAIRKCVRVQLIKNGKKVTAFVPNDGCLNFVDENDEVLLAGFGRKGKAKGDIPGVRFKVVKVSGVSLLALWKEKKEKPRS comes from the exons ATGGGTAAAGGTAAGCCAAGAGGTTTGAACTCCGCTAGAAAGTTGCGTGTCCACAGAAGAAACAA CCGTTGGGCCGAAAACAACTATAAGAAGAGATTATTGGGTACTGCCTTCAAGTCTTCTCCATTCGGTGGTTCTTCTCACGCCAAGGGTATTGTCTTGGAAAAGTTGGGTATCGAATCCAAGCAACCTAACTCTGCTATCAGAAAGTGTGTTAGAGTTCAATTAATCAAGAACGGTAAGAAGGTTACTGCTTTCGTTCCAAACGATGGTTGTTTGAACTTTGTCGATGAAAATGACGAAGTCTTGCTAGCCGGTTTCGGTAGAAAGGGTAAGGCTAAGGGTGATATTCCAGGTGTTAGATTCAAGGTCGTTAAGGTCTCTGGTGTCTCCTTGTTGGCTTTGtggaaggaaaagaaggaaaagccAAGATCTTAA
- the SPN1 gene encoding transcription factor SPN1 (Protein involved in RNA polymerase II transcription; also required for histone modifications and splicing; constitutively recruited to the CYC1 promoter and required for recruitment of chromatin remodeling factors for the expression of CYC1 gene; interacts genetically or physically with RNAP II, TBP, TFIIS, and chromatin remodelling factors; central domain is highly conserved throughout eukaryotes; mutations confer an Spt- phenotype): protein MSTADQEQPKVVEATPEDGTASSQKSTINAENENTKQNQSMEPQETSKGTSNDTKDPDNGEKNEEAAIDENSNVEAAERKRKHISTDFSDDDLEKEEHNDQSLQPTVENRASKDRDSSATPSSRQELEEKLDRILKKPKVRRTRRDEDDLEQYLDEKILRLKDEMNIAAQLDIDTLNKRIETGDTSLIAMQKVKLLPKVVSVLSKANLADTILDNNLLQSVRIWLEPLPDGSLPSFEIQKSLFAALNDLPVKTEHLKESGLGRVVIFYTKSKRVEAQLARLAEKLIAEWTRPIIGASDNYRDKRIMQLEFDSEKLRKKSVMDSAKNRKKKSKSGEDPTSRGSSVQTLYEQAAARRNRAAAPAQTTTDYKYAPVSNLSAVPTNARAVGVGSTLNNSEMYKRLTSRLNKKHK, encoded by the coding sequence ATGAGTACAGCCGATCAAGAACAACCCAAAGTGGTGGAAGCGACACCAGAAGATGGGACAGCTTCCTCCCAAAAGTCAACTATAAACGCTGAGAATGAAaatacaaaacaaaatcaaagtATGGAACCCCAAGAAACTTCAAAAGGTACCTCCAATGATACTAAAGACCCAGATAACGGAGAAAAGAACGAGGAAGCCGCAATAGACGAAAATAGTAACGTAGAAGCTGCAGAAAGGAAACGTAAGCACATTAGCACAGATTTCTCAGATGACGACCTAGAAAAGGAGGAGCATAATGATCAGAGTCTTCAACCAACGGTGGAAAATAGGGCTAGTAAAGATAGAGATTCAAGTGCTACTCCAAGTAGTAGACAggaattggaagaaaaactggaccgtatattgaaaaaaccAAAGGTTAGAAGAACGAGGAGGGATGAAGACGATTTAGAACAGTACttggatgaaaaaattctaagGCTTAAAGACGAAATGAATATTGCAGCACAGTTGGACATCGATACTTTAAATAAGAGAATAGAAACTGGAGATACTTCGCTGATTGCCATGCAGAAGGTCAAATTGTTGCCGAAGGTGGTAAGCGTACTGTCAAAGGCAAACTTGGCAGACACCATTTTGGATAATAACTTACTTCAAAGTGTCAGAATATGGTTGGAACCCTTACCTGATGGGTCTCTGCCATCTTTTGAGATTCAAAAGTCACTCTTTGCAGCTTTAAACGATCTACCAGTGAAAACTGAACACCTGAAGGAGAGTGGTTTGGGGAGAGTAGTTATCTTTTATACAAAGTCCAAGCGTGTCGAAGCTCAACTAGCTAGGTTGgctgaaaaattaattgCGGAGTGGACAAGACCTATTATTGGTGCTTCAGATAACTACAGAGATAAGAGAATAATGCAATTAGAGTTTGattctgaaaaattgagaaagaaaTCCGTTATGGATTCTGCcaaaaataggaaaaagaaatctaaGTCTGGTGAAGATCCTACCTCTCGTGGTTCTTCGGTACAAACCTTGTACGAACAAGCTGCTGCAAGGAGAAACAGGGCTGCCGCACCAGCACAAACCACTACTGATTACAAGTATGCTCCTGTGAGTAACCTTAGCGCAGTACCTACAAACGCAAGAGCAGTTGGTGTTGGTTCCACTTTAAACAATAGTGAGATGTACAAGAGGTTGACTTCAAGATTAAACAAGAAGcataaataa
- the TOM5 gene encoding Tom5p (Component of the TOM (translocase of outer membrane) complex; responsible for recognition and initial import of all mitochondrially directed proteins; involved in transfer of precursors from the Tom70p and Tom20p receptors to the Tom40p pore) encodes MFGLPQQEVSEEEKRAHQEQTEKTLKQAAYVAAFLWVSPMIWHLVKKQWK; translated from the coding sequence ATGTTTGGTCTACCTCAACAGGAAGTCTCCGAAGAGGAGAAAAGAGCTCATCAAGAACAAACTGAGAAAACCTTGAAACAGGCCGCTTATGTGGCTGCGTTTCTTTGGGTTTCCCCAATGATCTGGCATTTGGTGAAAAAGCAATGGAAATAA
- the MSS18 gene encoding Mss18p (Nuclear encoded protein needed for splicing of mitochondrial intron; required for efficient splicing of mitochondrial COX1 aI5beta intron; mss18 mutations block cleavage of 5' exon - intron junction; phenotype of intronless strain suggests additional functions), with protein MGLPEVNFLRKNCILVELKLFYQTVYPPKELYWNNRITAELSTFSNIKYARPTFAVNNGTFQRTRPKLDLVLASSDIRKLATVLFNLKALIMNTKGEEPTLTTMTSVQTNEEKNDNLEQKYSSLLDRWNGKVEVHDSPFLQLQRDSNLLFAERPVRYVSTTEGEGVDISSEEFFRLEEEQCRRNYDVLVDEHSTPSVGMKDGQYGPNIIHFEPSLYHTYSSLPMSMKFWLNGLEDDETTMMNIDEKSAENLDILLHGFKGFSNKRVKG; from the coding sequence ATGGGTTTACCTGAAGTTAACTTTCTTCGAAAAAACTGCATACTTGTGGAGTTAAAATTATTCTATCAAACAGTATACCCACCGAAGGAACTATATTGGAATAACCGAATAACTGCAGAATTGAGTACATTCTCCAATATTAAGTATGCAAGGCCGACTTTCGCAGTAAATAATGGCACATTTCAGAGAACAAGACCGAAATTAGACTTGGTACTGGCTTCATCTGATATTCGTAAGCTGGCTACggttttatttaatttaaAAGCTCTCATAATGAATACGAAGGGTGAGGAACCCACTCTAACCACGATGACTAGTGTCCAAACGAAcgaagagaaaaatgataaCCTGGAACAGAAATATTCAAGTCTGCTAGATAGATGGAATGGGAAAGTAGAAGTGCATGATTCTCCTTTCCTTCAACTCCAACGGGACAGCAACCTTTTGTTTGCTGAGAGGCCGGTACGTTACGTTAGCACTACAGAAGGTGAAGGCGTGGACATATCTAGTGAAGAGTTTTTCAGGTTAGAGGAAGAACAGTGCCGAAGGAATTATGATGTTTTGGTCGATGAACATTCTACACCATCAGTCGGGATGAAAGACGGCCAATACGGACCAAATATAATTCACTTTGAACCGTCGCTGTACCACACATATTCTTCTCTACCAATGAGTATGAAATTTTGGTTAAATGGTCTAGAAGACGACGAAACGACGATGATGAACATTGATGAGAAGTCAGCCGAAAATCTGGATATATTATTACATGGTTTCAAAGGATTTTCGAACAAGCGCGTTAAAGGATGA